The following are from one region of the Capsicum annuum cultivar UCD-10X-F1 chromosome 1, UCD10Xv1.1, whole genome shotgun sequence genome:
- the LOC124897665 gene encoding uncharacterized protein LOC124897665 encodes MERDCFWFVRKCHQCQIHGDLIHSPPLEIHPMSAPWPFIAWGMDVIGPIEPKASNGHRFMLVAIDYFTKWSIITDNATNLNSHLMKEVCEQFKIMHHHSTPYRSKANGAVEAANKNIKKILRKMVQGSRQWHDKLPFSLLGYCTTIRTSTGTTPYLLVYGTEAVIPTEVKIPLL; translated from the exons ATGGAGCGAGATTGCTTTTGGTTTGTTCGCAAGTGTCATCAGTGTCAAATTCATGGTGATTTGATTCACTCGCCACCTTTAGAGATACATCCTATGTCTGCTCCTTGGCCATTCattgcttggggcatggatgtaatCGGTCCAATAGAACCAAAAGCTTCTAATGGGCATCGCTTCATGCTGGTCGCTATTGactatttcaccaaatgg tccattATCACAGACAATgcaaccaatctcaatagtcatctaatgAAGGAGGTTTGCGagcaatttaagattatgcatcatCATTCTACCCCTTACCGTTCCAAAGCAAATGGAGCCGTTGAAGCAGCgaataagaatattaaaaagattcttagaAAAATGGTCCAAGGATCTCGACAGTGGCATGATAAATTACCGTTTTCTCTTTTAGGATATTGTACAACTATCCGTACATCGACTGGCAcaactccttatttactagtctatgggacTGAAGCTGTGATACCCACAGAAGTCAAAATTCCCTTGCTTTGA